In the Primulina tabacum isolate GXHZ01 chromosome 7, ASM2559414v2, whole genome shotgun sequence genome, AGCACCAAAATCGAACCACCAAAGGTTTCTTGGTACTGAAGCTAAATTTACTTCAAAACATACCACACTTGAATGTACTTTTCTTAGCACGACATGCATGGTACTTAGGACAATATTTCTTGATATGGTCAttttattacaaaaaaaaaaaaaaaaagcacaaCATTTCTTGTTCTTATCTTGCTTTTGTTTTTTTGCATGTGAGCCATTAGCAGcctaattcaattttttttgccGTTATCTTTATAGGTGCTTGTATAATGAACACTTTTAGTCTTGTGTTATTTTAATCTTTCTTCTTCCTGAACGCAATATGAAATGAGCTCATTAAAAGTCCATTTCTCTTTTTGGCAGTTATAACCTATCTTGAACTGAAAAAACTTGTTTGGAAGAGAAGTAAGATGCATGTTTTCCGAAAATTCAAGCTTAAGTGTCTTCAACTATGATGCAAGGTGGGAAATTCCCATTACATATTCCCGAATATTTCTCTTAACTTTATACTTCATAGAAATTAGGCTCTTTAGAATTGTGCTTGTTTCCACCTTATTGTTTTTAACGAAGTGGTTGTCATCGAGATATTCTTTAGCTTTGTTGACACTGTCAGGCACCGCACCCTTAAAAGCCTCTGGTATGCCGCGATTAATGACCATAAGATATGCGGATAGAGAGTTCTCACTTCTCATATCTAACCTTCTGTTAAGATGAACTAGAATATATAGGAGCGGTAGGTTACTCTATCCTGATCGCAAGGTCTAGATTCATACACCCAAAAACAATAACAATGTTCACCTTCCAATCCTTAAAATTTGTCATTAAGGATCGATACTCAACTTAGAATAGTATATATAGTGACAACTTTTGCTGAAAATAgaacataataataacacaAATAACATACTCATCTTAagtaatattaaaataaatgacAAATCTCATATCAAGATACCGAGTCCAATATCAATATCAAGTCTCTAgacattaatattattttgcaAGTGATACTATTGTTGTAATAATCAAATCTTAATGCATGACAAATAAGAAACTTATCTTTGGAcagatttaatatttttatggaaAAATAAGCAAATAAAACTTTATAattgttatattatttattatcacATGTAAATGAATCACGTtttcaagaataaatattattattattacaataTCCTCCTTGAGTTGTCGGGATAATTTTCAACTAAAAGTAATGGACTCGTTGTATGTAATGGAAAATCGATTATTCAAATTTGATTAAACACAAAAACTCCCGTATGATTTGGTTTTTTAATAAAAGGATCTGAAAATATGGAGTGGAGatcatttatgatttttattttattatattacatGCAATCTTGAGATCTCGTTTTAAGTCTCAAAAATTTATTACGACCAATATGAACAAAGATGATTTTTCTGTCAAAAGGTAATAATAATCATAATGGGAAAAAATATGCTACAAATTTTgaacattattatttaataactgggtttttgttttttatgacgATTAAATCCATAATCCTTACCTAGTGTTTCTTATTATCCATTTTCATGGTAATAGCTATTTTCCACATAAAGCATAATAAAAattagagtatgtctcttgtgagacggtctcacgaatttttatttgtgagacgggtcaaccttatcgatattcacaataaaaagtaatactcttaacataaaaagtaatgttttttcatggattacccaaataagagattcgtctcacaaaatacgattcgtgagaccgtctcacataaatttttgcctAAAAATTAAGGTCAtagtattttattattaataaataactgttgctattatattattaagaaaataataaatgaaatgaacaaaaGGTGATTGTTCAACCATTTGATAATGGGCCAACAATAAAACTACAACAGTCCCAGCCAATTCAACGTCCAATCGCTTGTTACATTCCCACGCTATGACTACCCAAACACTTATAAAAACTAGCTTGTTTTTTGCTATTTTGGGATTTGGACCACATTTCTTGGTATATTCACAGCTGTGTCCATCCCATTATTAAAGCATGTATGGACAGTATGGCAGACGGAAGAGCGGAGATTTTTTGGATCTACTCGTAGCAAAACAcatcacatgaaccaagaatcTTGACAAAGTGTCAAATTCCAGGCTGTACCGGATGGAATAGGTTTTTATTTTTGCCTATGGTTAACTTTGTCAATTGCTATTGTACCAATAAAAATGCATGCAGCCAGACTAAAAAACTAATCTCACACTTGACAACTAATTTACTTGTTGCTGACTTACTGTGGTAGCTAAATTTGTTTGCTCAAACGATTCTTCAGAGTTTAATTTGAGCATCGAACTCAACCAGATAGTCATTCTCTAGCCTACTGCATTAAAAGTAAGAACTAAGGAACCCATATTACATATGATAAATTGAGAAATGCGCTCTTCCAAGCAATCAAGATCAGACAGCATTCACTACTTATTGAAACAAACATTTTGAAGCTCTCAAAGTACTGAATAAAATGTTCAACATTGTTCGACAAACAACATTCTAGAAAATATGGAGACAAGAACATCACTTGTCATGCTTAAAAATTGTTCAAGAAACAATGCAAGCCAATTGTGAGATACGCATAAATAAATGTGAACCGCATTCTCTGGATTTAACCGTGAGTGTTGACAGCTTCCCAGACTAGATTTTTTGGAACTGGTTTGGAGAAATCCCGAGCCTGCAACGCAGCATTTCTAAGTGTTTGGATAGTCATAGCATTCGCCTCCAAGAACGATGCACTGTTATAAGGCAATCCATGTTTCTTGCAGAGCTCCATTACAAAGGGCGCGACTTTACGGAGATGGCATCGAGGCAATCTAGGGAACAAATGATGTTCGATTTGGAATTGCAATCCACCGTGGAACCAATCCATCCAAGACGAGCACGATATATTGAGAGTTCCAGTTGTTTGCTTTTCGAACCAATCTTTTCCATTAGGCAATCCAAGATAAACATTAGATGAGAAATGGTTCAAACAGAACTGAACATGTTGGGTAGAGGTAACCGTGAAACTCGCTAAGACAAAGATCACCCTTTCACCCCAACTGGGCAAACAAGAAACAAGCAAAGGGTACCAAATCCAAAACACCAGCAATCCTAATAGCTCCTGCCCTCTATTGGGCACTTTTCTCTTAGATAACAACAAGAAGATTGATTGTGCATACAAATTAATCCTAGCAAAACACATCACAGGATAAAATGTCCAATGCTGATAGCTAACCAAGAATCTTGACAAAGTGTCAAATTCCAGTTTTCTCTCGTAAAAGCAAGAAGTGATTGAGTTAAATAACCTGGAAGACACAGCGAAGAACGGGATGTGTTGAAGGTCTGGATCGTGATCGAGGCTGTTGCAAGCGATGTGGTGAGCATTATGGTTCCATTTCCACCAAGCAATGCTGATTCCTGCGAGGCAATTCCCAGACAGAACCTGGGCAACTCTGTTGAGTTTTCGAGTCATCATCACTTGATAATGACCAGAATCATGCCCAATCCAACCACTCTGAATCCAAAGAAATCCCACCAAACCACCACAGAGTAAATGCAACAGCACACCCTCAGAGAAAATCACTCCATAGACACTCACAGCAAACAGCAACGCCATAAAACATATTGAAATCAAAACCCCGTGGCCCTTCTTCTCGAAAAGCCCCATTTTAGAGAACTCGTACACTAGTTTTCTGTAATCCTTGGACACTTCGGACACAGAGTAGTCTTCCAAGTAAAACCCGTTAAAGAATTTGTCAAGATACTGCCAGGCTGTGCTTGGATGATAAGCAACAAATGCATCGGTTGCATCTAGGCCCGCAAGATTCAAGAGCGGTAACTCGCCGCCAGGGTGATCTTTCGCCCATTCTGAAACATCGTACACTTTCCCTTGAATTGAGATCCAAAGATCCCCTCTTTTGTTGTGTGTTTTGAGCTCATCTGATGTAATGTACCTTTTCTGGACACCCATTTTCCACTGAAGATGCGAGAAAGTGAAAGCAAGAGAGATGGAGGAGAGAGTGAAAGATCTGAGGAAAAAATCCTTTCCTTTATCCTTTCTCCCCTTTCTCTGGTTGAGAAAAAGATGGGATTTTTCCCTTTTTTATCTGGAGAGATCGAGAATCTGATCCCAAAAAGTGTGTTTCTGTGTGCGTGAAATGAAGAGATAAAGGAAGAGCTGCGGAACTGGTTATAAAAGAGAAGTGCGCTGAATCGGAAAAGgcgtttaatatttttattattgccACCTTTCTATTCTTTTTGCACATAAATTCACATGAGATGTTTGTTATttcttgatattttaaaataagcgTCGTCGATTTAAATCAATGATTGTTTGTctgaaaataatatttgtaGATCTTATTAGAAAGGTTATGAATGTTATGTGTCtcagtattattattattattattattatagaaTGGGAAACTTGGATCCGAAGAATATAAGCATGACAGTATATCCTTTCTTCAGTTCTTTCTAGCCAAACTCATCGTGCTTCTCGACTCCCTATGATTCTGGAAGTAGTGAAAGTTTTAAATTAAACTATTTAAATATAAGTGGTAGTGGCACATGTacatgtaaatatatatattatttaaatttcttaaataatcTAATACTGCTACAACGTTCATATACCAATCTTAAACAAAAAGACAACGGAAATTAACCAAATAAAATCGAATTTGTTTTCATTAGGAAGGTCTTCGTCAAACGCAAGCATGGGATGGAGTCCGCTGCGTGCAATCATTGATGCTCTAGCACAATTACGCaaacatgatttatgatttctagCGTAATTATTTGAGTATTATTTCAAATGAAATGAAACCAATTTCATTATAAAGCGAATACATAACACtaaaacttttatgttttgagttttacCCAAATCGATTTAGAAATAAAGACAAAAGCATCCAGAATTGTGTTGTGTGCATTGAAATTCCCCCACTCAGAATTTtaggagaatgagcataactttcGTGTCCGATGCCCAAACTGATTGAGAGcaatgaaaaatgaaaacaaagatatagatctacaactttcatgttgatcaCTTTTACTAATTCAAAGTGTAAAATAGTGTTTCGGATAGAATAAGGCGCATACCCGAGCAGGATCTCGCGCACCTATGTGCTAAGCTTTGTCAAACTTCTTCTGGACAGCAACAAGCGCGCGGCTGCGCCAGATCTAGAACACATGCGCGCACCGCCTTAGCTGCACACGATTTAAGGTGGATAAGAATgaatttttcagaatatatctTCCATTTCCtctgaaattttgaaagaaaaacaaagaaatCAAGTTCTATCATCCGAATCTACCTTGAAACGTTGTTGAAActcaaaacaaattatatattcaaaatCCTCGTGTTGAGAGCGTTcttttgatgtgattttctctTGGATTCAGCagttttatttattgaattgcTGAAATATCGTGTATTTGAATTCGAAATCAATATATGCGATAGAATAGCCGACGAGAAACTAATTTTCaaagtcgaaattgaattatgttataatttcaattttatatgaattttcaaaatttcaaaacaatttTGAAACATGAAATTTTGATGGTAAATGGTTGGATGTATAATAATGAGTGTAGAATAATGAGTTATTATGCTTTATAATGCTATATAATTATCCTATTAAAATAAAGGTTAAACTAAATAGCGTAGAACGAATTGATACATTCAAATACGCTATTAGTGTTGCATTTGAATGACTTTAttgattaaaataaatatttgattatgTAAATAGATTTTCTGTACTGAAATTTTAAAGTTACATTGAACTGAAAACGaaaaattgaggtatgttgctactaagtaacatacgacaggtatctgtgtCACATCTGACTGAAAATATATTTGTCGATAtaccttatttgttgagttgatgtaGTATACATGACATTCATGATTGGTagatcgatgtataaaatatatcttgttcacacacatcattttatacatacatcgatacatgacatgcacgttgagctatgatccttccATACCTTTATATCATTGAATTTTGATTATGGGGCTCTGACCACGATGCTATATTTGGCATTATGTGACCCTTAAAAAcatagtcatttgtggccccTGTGATTGATTGGTTAAGATTTGGGAATTGATAATGCTTTGCCGACGTTATCATACGGATGTTCCCTTATACTCGACCGAAGCTGGTGTGTCAGCTCAAGAGGTTCTGATACATGCTTAGTGGATGTGCATTTGACATGATATCTCCATGACATGCATGCAttacatatcatatatcattgtgtaGATACATGTATTTACTATGTTGTTCCATACGGAACATTTGCTCACCCCCAAATGGGAGCtgtgtgtgtggacaatggcaaaTATCCAGGTTATCAGAAGACCGGAGAATGTACTTCCGAAGAGAGTCACATCTGAGTTGAGGTTGAGTAGTATATCTCagtgtatatatgtatctatataccaaGACATGTCCCGATGATATGAATTGTTTGTAATTAGTTGGATTCATTCATGTGTTGACTTATTTTATGTTTAGACGAGACTTTATGATacactatttttattattataattatagttGACACATTTTGGGCTAACTGTAAAGAAATTTTGTACTCGTTTTTcgttgtaattaattaattataatcaaattacattgtaataacgattaggagttaaggaTCCTACAAATCTAGTTTGCAGCAGCAAAGAGATCTCTCACCCTACGAGCTCCAACACCAACAAACAATTCTTCAAATTCACTTCCACTGCAAGAGAAAAATGGCACACCAGCTTCTCCAGCTATAGCCCTTGCCAACATTGTCTTCCAGTGCCAGGTGGGCCAACCAGTAGAACAATTTTTGGAAGTTTTCCACCTAGACGGGTGAAACGCTGCAATGACAATCTAGCTAAAGTGAGAATCTATATAATTCTATTCCTTTAGCAAAATCATATACAGGAGTTGGTTTAGGAATTCCAGAAAGAAAGGACGAGATTGGACGAAGGAATGACGTGGCACAACTTGCATTTTCAAGTTATGTTTTTTCCCCAAAAAAATAGTCCGAACAAACCCCTCGTTCCAGTGCTAAATCCTTCTGCCCTCGACCAAACCCTTCAAAACCGCTTTCTCCCATTGAAAAGTTCAAAAAAATTTCGCAAATGTAGGCAGAGACTAGGCATATTCCACGGTATCAAGAGAGTTGTAATGGTTCTTAGAATAAATTTCAACCCAAACATCGTTAAAATCCAATTGAAATTGGTTCATTCCTCCTGCTTCTTTGGCTAAAGACGAGACAAACGAGACATGATAATAGGCAATGGAagataaatcaaaatatataaaaatattatcttt is a window encoding:
- the LOC142552358 gene encoding acyl-lipid (9-3)-desaturase-like; this encodes MGVQKRYITSDELKTHNKRGDLWISIQGKVYDVSEWAKDHPGGELPLLNLAGLDATDAFVAYHPSTAWQYLDKFFNGFYLEDYSVSEVSKDYRKLVYEFSKMGLFEKKGHGVLISICFMALLFAVSVYGVIFSEGVLLHLLCGGLVGFLWIQSGWIGHDSGHYQVMMTRKLNRVAQVLSGNCLAGISIAWWKWNHNAHHIACNSLDHDPDLQHIPFFAVSSRLFNSITSCFYERKLEFDTLSRFLVSYQHWTFYPVMCFARINLYAQSIFLLLSKRKVPNRGQELLGLLVFWIWYPLLVSCLPSWGERVIFVLASFTVTSTQHVQFCLNHFSSNVYLGLPNGKDWFEKQTTGTLNISCSSWMDWFHGGLQFQIEHHLFPRLPRCHLRKVAPFVMELCKKHGLPYNSASFLEANAMTIQTLRNAALQARDFSKPVPKNLVWEAVNTHG